A genomic region of Aureimonas populi contains the following coding sequences:
- a CDS encoding site-specific DNA-methyltransferase: MSQVVLASPAVPSAPAWLDTIIKGDCVAKMEMLPEKSVDAIFADPPYNLQLGGDLMRPDHSKVDAVDDAWDQFESFQAYDAFTRAWLLAARRVLKPNGTIWVIGSYHNIFRVGATMQDLGYWMLNDVVWRKANPMPNFRGRRFQNAHETMIWASRSREAKGYTFNYESMKAANDDLQMRSDWIFPICSGSERLKDGEGRKAHPTQKPEALLARVILSSTKPGDTILDPFFGTGTTGAVAKRLGRHFVGIEREDAYIEVAQKRIDETVQLDNLSISVATPKRAEPRVPFTTLIEAGLVSPGAELVDAKGRYSARVRADGTIAVGNEAASIHRIGARVQGVESCNGWAFWHVREGAQLTAIDALRDEVRRRMAGA; encoded by the coding sequence ATGTCTCAAGTCGTCCTCGCAAGCCCCGCCGTCCCGTCCGCTCCGGCCTGGCTGGATACGATCATCAAGGGCGATTGCGTGGCCAAGATGGAGATGCTGCCCGAGAAATCGGTCGACGCCATCTTCGCCGATCCGCCCTACAACCTCCAGCTCGGCGGCGACCTCATGCGGCCCGACCATTCCAAGGTCGACGCGGTGGACGACGCCTGGGACCAGTTCGAGAGCTTCCAGGCCTACGACGCGTTCACGCGCGCCTGGCTGCTGGCGGCGCGGCGCGTGCTGAAGCCGAACGGCACGATCTGGGTGATCGGCTCCTACCACAACATCTTCCGCGTCGGTGCCACGATGCAGGATCTCGGCTACTGGATGCTGAACGACGTGGTCTGGCGCAAGGCGAACCCGATGCCGAACTTTCGCGGCCGCCGCTTCCAGAACGCGCACGAGACGATGATCTGGGCGTCGCGCTCCAGGGAGGCCAAGGGCTACACGTTCAACTACGAGTCCATGAAGGCCGCCAATGACGACCTTCAGATGCGCTCCGACTGGATTTTCCCGATCTGCTCGGGATCCGAGCGGCTGAAGGACGGCGAAGGCAGGAAGGCGCACCCCACGCAGAAGCCCGAGGCGCTGCTTGCCCGCGTGATCCTGTCGTCCACCAAGCCCGGCGACACGATCCTCGATCCCTTCTTCGGCACCGGCACGACCGGCGCGGTGGCCAAGCGCCTCGGCCGCCATTTCGTCGGCATCGAGCGCGAGGACGCCTATATCGAGGTGGCGCAGAAGCGCATCGACGAGACGGTGCAGCTCGATAACCTCTCCATCAGCGTCGCCACGCCCAAGCGGGCCGAGCCCCGCGTGCCGTTCACCACGCTGATCGAGGCAGGACTCGTCTCGCCCGGCGCGGAGCTGGTGGACGCCAAGGGCCGTTATTCGGCGCGGGTGCGGGCGGACGGAACCATCGCGGTCGGCAACGAGGCCGCGTCGATCCACCGCATCGGCGCGCGGGTGCAGGGCGTCGAATCCTGCAACGGGTGGGCCTTCTGGCACGTGCGGGAGGGCGCGCAGCTCACCGCCATCGACGCCTTGCGCGACGAGGTGCGCCGGCGCATGGCCGGCGCCTGA
- a CDS encoding HAD family hydrolase, whose translation MPLSLVIFDCDGVLVDSEIVAARVESEMLKEVGIEIAAEELSERFAGLTQARILAALAEQTGVVFPDDFAERVEAENDRRLARVDPIPGVQEMLDRLELPRCICSNSMTGRLKLMLTHVQLWDRFRPYVFSSREVGTKRIKPAPDVYLYACKEFGVEPRSAIVLEDSVHGVAAGVAAGCRVVGFTGAGHTHPGHSEALSDAGAETVIARLSDFPAVVQAFGEWEHA comes from the coding sequence ATGCCGCTTTCCCTCGTCATCTTCGACTGTGACGGCGTTCTGGTCGATTCGGAGATCGTGGCCGCCCGGGTCGAGTCGGAGATGCTGAAGGAGGTCGGCATCGAGATCGCGGCCGAGGAGTTGTCGGAGCGCTTTGCCGGCCTCACCCAGGCACGCATCCTCGCCGCCCTGGCCGAGCAGACCGGAGTCGTCTTCCCGGACGACTTCGCCGAGCGCGTCGAGGCGGAGAACGACCGCAGGCTGGCCAGGGTCGATCCCATTCCCGGTGTCCAGGAGATGCTGGACCGGCTGGAGCTGCCGCGCTGCATCTGCTCCAACTCCATGACGGGGCGGCTGAAGCTGATGCTGACCCATGTGCAGCTCTGGGACCGCTTCCGCCCCTACGTCTTCTCTTCCCGCGAGGTCGGCACCAAGCGCATCAAGCCCGCGCCGGACGTGTATCTGTATGCGTGCAAGGAGTTCGGCGTCGAGCCGCGCAGCGCCATCGTCCTGGAGGATTCGGTCCATGGCGTGGCGGCGGGCGTGGCGGCAGGCTGCCGCGTCGTCGGCTTCACCGGCGCCGGCCACACCCATCCCGGCCATTCCGAGGCGCTGAGCGACGCGGGCGCAGAGACAGTGATCGCGCGCCTTTCTGACTTTCCCGCCGTGGTGCAGGCGTTCGGGGAATGGGAGCACGCCTGA